One window of the Tachypleus tridentatus isolate NWPU-2018 chromosome 10, ASM421037v1, whole genome shotgun sequence genome contains the following:
- the LOC143227878 gene encoding eukaryotic translation initiation factor 5-like translates to MGSVNVNRSLSDQFYRYKMPKIIAKVEGKGNGIKTVIVNMVEIAKALNRPPTYPTKYFGCELGAQTQFDVKNERYIVNGSHEAAKLQDILDGFIRRFVLCPSCDNPETTLGVLQKKGLIMVKCIACGYSGTLDSAHKLITFILKNPPHQVNFC, encoded by the exons ATGGGAAGTGTCAATGTGAACCGTAGCCTTTCGGACCAGTTTTATCGTTATAAAATGCCAAAGATTATTGCAAAG GTGGAAGGTAAAGGAAATGGTATCAAAACAGTAATTGTTAACATGGTGGAAATTGCCAAGGCTCTTAATCGACCTCCGACTT ATCCAACTAAATATTTTGGATGTGAACTTGGTGCTCAGACTCAGTTTGATGTAAAGAATGAACGCTACATTGTTAATGGATCCCATGAGGCAGCAAAACTGCAAGACATTCTTGATGGCTTCATCCGTCGTTTTGTGTTATGTCCATCTTGTGACAACCCTGAAACAACTCTG GGTGTTCTTCAGAAGAAAGGACTTATCATGGTAAAATGTATTGCCTGTGGCTACAGTGGAACATTGGACTCTGCTCATAAGCTGATAACATTCATTCTCAAAAATCCACCACATCAGGTGAATTTCTGTTGA